A single genomic interval of Halobacillus halophilus DSM 2266 harbors:
- a CDS encoding ABC transporter permease, producing the protein MNKFFIMMGHTYRNRVKSKSFLITTIITVLIIFGLTNLQQIINSFSGDEEEKTVAMIAENEEWIESIKQQMGANQEVAVEDYSGSLEDAKERVEAGDFQSVTVLEEAENGLPQADYYANQVANTGTSEPIRQALQQLKVQIITERANVNDEVLQQISAPVAFELNALEESAKTAEELNQTRGLVYVMLFFMYFAVMMYGNMISTEVATEKSSRVMEILISSVSPVSQMFAKIIGIALVGLTQYGIFILVGYLGIQQSKNSGSGSLLESFGLTNVDPLTVVYALVFFVLGYLLYATLAATLGSLVSRLEDAQQIVAPMMMLVIAAFLISMYGLAQPDAAFITISSYFPFFAPLTMFLRVGMLDIPIWEVLLSIGILIGSIALLAFLGARIYRGGVLMYGKSSSLKDLKTALQLSKKEK; encoded by the coding sequence ATGAATAAATTCTTCATTATGATGGGGCACACCTATAGAAACAGGGTGAAATCAAAATCATTTCTAATTACCACGATCATTACAGTGCTTATTATTTTTGGACTAACAAATTTACAGCAAATTATTAATTCTTTTAGTGGTGATGAGGAAGAGAAAACGGTTGCCATGATTGCTGAGAACGAAGAATGGATTGAATCCATTAAACAGCAGATGGGGGCAAATCAGGAAGTGGCTGTTGAAGACTACAGCGGAAGTCTGGAAGATGCAAAGGAGAGAGTGGAAGCGGGAGATTTTCAATCCGTTACGGTTCTTGAAGAAGCAGAGAATGGTCTGCCTCAAGCTGATTATTATGCCAACCAGGTTGCCAATACAGGAACGAGTGAACCGATCAGGCAGGCTCTCCAGCAGCTTAAAGTTCAAATTATTACAGAAAGAGCGAACGTGAATGATGAAGTCCTTCAACAGATTTCTGCTCCTGTTGCCTTTGAATTAAACGCACTTGAAGAAAGTGCGAAAACGGCGGAGGAGCTAAATCAGACACGAGGTCTCGTTTACGTTATGCTGTTTTTTATGTATTTTGCTGTGATGATGTATGGCAATATGATTTCAACTGAAGTGGCCACTGAAAAATCAAGCCGGGTTATGGAAATCCTGATTTCGAGTGTATCTCCTGTAAGTCAGATGTTTGCCAAAATTATCGGCATTGCTCTGGTTGGGTTAACACAGTACGGGATTTTTATCCTGGTGGGTTATTTAGGGATTCAGCAAAGTAAAAACTCCGGAAGCGGGTCATTGCTTGAATCATTTGGTTTGACGAATGTAGATCCGTTAACTGTTGTATATGCCCTCGTATTCTTTGTGCTTGGTTATTTGCTGTATGCAACGCTCGCAGCCACACTGGGTTCGCTCGTAAGCCGGCTTGAAGATGCCCAGCAAATCGTAGCCCCTATGATGATGCTTGTTATTGCTGCATTTCTTATTTCCATGTATGGCCTTGCGCAGCCGGATGCTGCTTTTATTACCATCAGTTCCTACTTTCCATTCTTTGCTCCCCTGACTATGTTCCTGCGTGTGGGGATGCTCGATATACCGATATGGGAAGTGCTGCTTTCGATCGGAATATTAATTGGTTCCATTGCTCTGCTTGCCTTCCTGGGAGCGCGCATTTATCGTGGCGGAGTACTGATGTATGGGAAATCTTCATCCTTAAAGGATTTGAAAACAGCTTTGCAGCTTTCTAAAAAGGAAAAATAG